ATCACTCTCTTCCATCTCACGTTCATTGTAGCTCCAAGAGCTGGGAAAGAGCTGCTCGGTCAGGCTCAAATTGGTGAGTTCTTCCGGGTTTTCGTCTCATACGGAATAATCGCAATCTCACTAGCTCTTTACGCCTGGAGAAGACAGGTCGAGAAAGAGACGGAAAGAAGACAAGCAAAAGCTGCGATAAAGGCGGCAATTGAAGATGGGACGGGAGGGTGATTGTATGAAAAGAAATCTGATTAGAATCGCCCTTGTTGTCGTTCTTATAGCTCTTGGCTTCGGCCTCTATGTACTGGGCAAAGAGCACCAAATTTTTGTCGATAACAAAGACATAGTTATAAATGGGGTCGAATACAAGTCCGAAAACACAATAACGGTCGTTGTCGACAATGTAGATCTTGAGGAAGTGAAAAAGGGAAAGAGAAAGGTCGCATATTCGCCAGGTCCATGGCACAAAATCACTGCAGTTGAAATACTTCCCGATGGTAGCACAAGGGAAGTTGAACGCAAGTTCACCTTGTCTCCGAGAGATGTAGCAGTCGTTAATTTGGTGGCTCTCTTCGAGGTTGAGGAAGAGTGGCTGGCAATACAATGATCTGAAAACAACCTTTGAATTAAGCTCTTCAGAAATCAAGAACGGATTCGGGACTGAACTCTTCAACAGTTCAGTCCCTTTTCTTTTTTTTTGACGAACAACGGGAATTTCTTCTAGCACAACGTCTCAAATTGTCAATAAACCGACCACAGTCGACTTTCGGGAACTCCAGAAGGAAATCGCTTTCGAGATTTCTTTGACAGTCGAACTAATTGTGATATAATGAACA
This Mesotoga sp. BH458_6_3_2_1 DNA region includes the following protein-coding sequences:
- a CDS encoding DUF6672 family protein, encoding MKRNLIRIALVVVLIALGFGLYVLGKEHQIFVDNKDIVINGVEYKSENTITVVVDNVDLEEVKKGKRKVAYSPGPWHKITAVEILPDGSTREVERKFTLSPRDVAVVNLVALFEVEEEWLAIQ